Below is a genomic region from Candidatus Methanoperedens sp..
CTTTAAAGTGGAGGAATTCAATAAAACTCAATACAGGAAGATGAAAAAGGAATATCCTGCCAGCAAGGGATTCTTCTGCCTTCTTTCTTAAGAAAAGCGAGGACGAACCTGAAACAAAAAACTTGAGATTGGGGTAGGTATCATAGTAGTATTTTATCTGGTTCTGCCAGCCTTCAAGCTTCTGGATTTCATCGAGAAACAGATAAAGCCTGCCTGCGCTCTGGATGTCCATGCCTATCCTTGACTGAAAATCGCCTACGACATCGTCAAGGGATACCGCTTCCTCGTCAAAGGAAAAGTAGAGTATCCTGTCCCTTTTTGTACCCTGTTTTATGAGATGGTCTATGAACTGCTTTAAGAGCACCGTCTTACCCGTACGGCGCAGACCGATTATCCCAAGAACCTGCCTTGAGTCCAGATGCCTGGCAAGCTCATCGAAAAGCTCCCTTTTCTTCTCATATCCATAGTTGAAACCTTCTCTCCAGTGGAGGTTGTATTTCAGGAGGTTTACCATATTTTTCACTTATATGGGTATCTTGATTCCCATATTATTTAATTTTATGGGTAATATGATTCTCATGTTGCCATTTCAATAGTACCCATGCAGCAACCCGCCCGAAGGGCGGTGCCGTCCAAGAATAGAATCAACAACGAACTAATACTAACTCGTACGAACTCTGTCTACTCCTGACAGGATAACAGGATTGACAGGATTAAAAGTAAGAGCCTGATATAACGCCTACCACCACTTCATGCTCTCCCTGAACCTCGCCGTCTTCTCCCCCGACTCCGGCTTCCTGAACACGTACAGGTGCTCATGCCCTATCAGGTAAAAATCGTACTTCTTCCCGAACCACTTCTCCCTTGTGCTCTTCATCTTCCACTGCAGCTTGATGATATCCTCCCTCAGAATGAACCCTGCCTCAAGGAAGCTCATCAGCACCCGCGGCGTGATGGGCACGAAATGCTTGCTGCGCCTTGTATCACCTATCAGGACGGTGCAGTGCTTTCCGGGCTTGAGCACGCGCATGCACTCACTAGCCACACGCCGCATCTCCTGCTCGAACTCGGCGATGTTGTGCACGCTCGACAGGTCGCCCTCGCGGTTGTGCGAGTACGGGATGATGCTGGCATAGGGAGGATGGGTAGCGATAAGGTCAATGGATTCGCTCTCAATCAGGTCAAGCGACCGCGCATCCCCGACATACGTCTTAATCTCCGGCGCTCGATAATCAGCATCCAGAGGCGCATAAGCGAAATCCAGCCTGTTGCGCGCCACCATGACAGCGTCGGGATTGATGTCCACACCCGCGGCGCGCCTGCCCAGAAGCTTGCATTCCACAAGCGTTGTGCCTGAGCCCACCATCCCGAGTCGCGCCTCGGGAGGGCGCAGACACGTATGCCCCGCAGGCATACGTGGATTCCCGCTCCCGAAGGGTAATCGGGCTGGTCAAGCACAAGTTCTCCCGGCGCCGTATAACGGAGAATGAGGTTGCGCGGGATGTAGGGCGACCAGTTGCCCCTGTAGTTTCCGATGTGCGTAGCCCAGTCGCCGCGGTCGGGGAAGCTCCAGTTTGATGAACCCCTCTAAAATTTTTGAATATCTTTGGGTTCATCAAAGACCGTGGTGGTTTCCGGGGTGAAGGTGGAGGGGGCGAAGCGAACGGTATTCTACCTTAACAAGGTTATTATGCCTCTACCTTTAAAGCTTTAGAAACGAACTCCGATACCCTTATATCATGTTTTGGAAGTAAGATCTCAATGCCTATTGCTTCTCCCTTTTTATCAACATCGACAATAACATTGTCTGCTAAAGGCTCAGATCTATCTACTTTTCCTTTTTTTAAATGGATATACATCGCATTAACTTCTGAATCAAATTCTACTGAAACCATGTGTCTATTCGATCATAGCTTTAAGCCTCTATAAGCGGTCTTTCTCGGCAGAATATCGTATATAATAATTAGTTTGTTCTTTTTATCAACATTATAGATGATTCGCCAATCTCCAAGGCGTATTCTGTAAGTACCCGTATGACCTTTGAGTTTTATAACGTCCATTCTGATGGGTGCAAAAGAATATTGAAGTTCGCCAAAGACACCTCCACATCTGCTTTGAACATCCTCAGGAAGTGCAGTAAGGCTTTTCTCGGCTCTTTTTGTTAAAACTATTCTATACATTGGAGCTTTTTCTCGCTTTTAATGCTTTCCAATCTACATATTTACCCGCTTTGTATTCTTTTTCGCCTTCCCTGATAGCTTCAAGCTCATCTTCTTCCGGCTCAACTTCGGGAACCAGCAGGCTCTTCAAATCTCTTATTTCGGTTCTTAAAAGCTTGAGTTCTCTGTAAATGCTTTCATTTGTTGCTGCCATTTTCTTTAACCTCTGAATATCATGCGTTTGGAATATTTAAACCTGACTTAGTTACCACCACCTCATACTCTCCCTGAACCTCGCCGTCTTCTCCCCCGCATCCGGCTTCCTGAACACATACAGGTGCTCATGCCCGATGAGATAGAAGTCATACTTTTTCCCGAACCACTTTTCCCTTGTGCTCTTCATCTTCCACTGCAGCTTGATGATATCCTCGCGCAGGATGAACCCGGCTTCGAGGAAGCTCATCAGCACCCGCGGCGTGATGGGCACGAAATGCTTGCTGCGCCGTGTATCGCCAATGAGGACGGCGCAGTGCTTTCCGGGCCTGAGGACGCGCATGCACTCACTGGCCACACCGCCGCATCTCCTGCTCGAACTCGGCGATGCTGTGCACGCTTGAGAGGTCGCCCTGGCGGTCGTGGGAATAAGGGATGATGCTGGCGTAGGGCGGATGGGTAGCGATGAGGTCAATGGATTCATTCTCTATCAGGTCAAGTGAGCGCGCATCTCCCGCGTATGTCCTGATTTCCGGTACTTTATACTCGGCATCCAGCGGTGTATAGGCGAAATCCAGCCTGTTGCGCGCCACCATGACAGCATCGGGATTGATGTCCACGCCCACGGCGCGCCGTCCCAGGAGCTTGCATTCCACAAGCGTGGTGCCAGACCCCGCCATCTGGTCGAGCACAAGTTCTCCCGGCGCCGTGTAGCGAAGAATGAGGTTGCGCGGGATGTATGGCGACCAATTGCCCCTGTAATTCCCTACGTGCGTTGCCCAGTCGCCGCGGTCGGGGAAGCTCCAGACCGTGGTGGTTTCTGGGGTGAAGGTGGAGGGGGCGAATTTTGAGAGCTTCCACTTCTGCTGGAGTTTTATTGTTGTTTCTCCGATTTCGACTTCCGAATGGGATTGGAGGAATTGTTTGTAGTCGGTCCTTGTGATTTCGCGCAAGGATCGAGATTGATCTTATGAGTAATATATAAATATAGATGTAATTAAATTGTAATCAAGTTGTAACTATGTTGTAATAGACTATGATTCGCAGAATTATTTACATCCGAATAAGAAAAACTTATTACAAACATAGTAACTGAAGTCGATGAATTCATAAGGAAACACAATAGTTGAACTTAGAGATTACGGGTGTTATGCAAAAAGGAGTATCAGTAGAAGATTAGTTGAACTAAAAGGGAGAAGAAATGATGATACACTTTTATTTTAAAATATTCAATAATATAAAAAGTGAACATGAATCTAAGGATTTTGCTAAATTAGAGATTATTGGATTGTTTGGGGAAGTAACAGAGATTAATAATTTTTCGGATAAACTTTTAGAGGAGCCGCTAAAGACTTTCACTTCCGAACCGGTAAGAATCCAAGACATTATAACTGCTGAATTACCTTATGGAAAAATACAGGGATATTATGGAAAAAAATCAAAAGGTACAGATGTTACACATTTAGTTAAACGGCTAGCTTATACACGAGAATTCTTTTTAATAATAGAAAGTAAAGAAGAACCAGAAAAAATATTAGAACTAATTTTCCCTGAAGGAACTATAAACAAAAATGTTCAATTTTTTGAAAAAGATGGAAAAAAACTCTTTAGATTTATTACGAATCAATATTTTTTAGAGAAATCAGAGTATATTTCAAAGTTAAGCAGGAATGAAAGTGAAATTGATAGAAATGTAGAGATTTTATTTTCTCATTTAATAAAAAATATTTATAGAATTCCTGCGTCTTCAACACTGGCTATAGGGAAAAGATTAGAAGATTATTTTGCGATCCGAGAGGAGACTTCTTTGTACTTAAATCACTATATGCACCCTTACAAAGGAAAATTTCATCCTAAGATGGTTAGGGTTTTATTGAATTATATTTGTCCTAAAAATGAGGGTATT
It encodes:
- a CDS encoding DNA methyltransferase → MREITRTDYKQFLQSHSEVEIGETTIKLQQKWKLSKFAPSTFTPETTTVWSFPDRGDWATHVGNYRGNWSPYIPRNLILRYTAPGELVLDQMAGSGTTLVECKLLGRRAVGVDINPDAVMVARNRLDFAYTPLDAEYKVPEIRTYAGDARSLDLIENESIDLIATHPPYASIIPYSHDRQGDLSSVHSIAEFEQEMRRCGQ
- a CDS encoding class I SAM-dependent methyltransferase codes for the protein MPAGHTCLRPPEARLGMVGSGTTLVECKLLGRRAAGVDINPDAVMVARNRLDFAYAPLDADYRAPEIKTYVGDARSLDLIESESIDLIATHPPYASIIPYSHNREGDLSSVHNIAEFEQEMRRVASECMRVLKPGKHCTVLIGDTRRSKHFVPITPRVLMSFLEAGFILREDIIKLQWKMKSTREKWFGKKYDFYLIGHEHLYVFRKPESGEKTARFRESMKWW
- a CDS encoding DUF2283 domain-containing protein, with product MVSVEFDSEVNAMYIHLKKGKVDRSEPLADNVIVDVDKKGEAIGIEILLPKHDIRVSEFVSKALKVEA
- a CDS encoding type II toxin-antitoxin system RelE/ParE family toxin; the protein is MYRIVLTKRAEKSLTALPEDVQSRCGGVFGELQYSFAPIRMDVIKLKGHTGTYRIRLGDWRIIYNVDKKNKLIIIYDILPRKTAYRGLKL